In Streptococcus porcinus, the genomic window AGGAGAAAATCTGCTAATAATGATAAAAGGATAACTGGAATAGTCCCACCGATTATTAATTCTGGCTGGAAGAGATTTAAGCCACTGAAAATGAGATCTCCAAGGCCACCTGCCCCAATATAAGAAGCTAAGGTCGCCCAAGCAATTACATAGATAGCAGATAACCTTACGCCCGCCATTATAACAGGCATAGCTAAAGGCAACTCAACCAAGAAAATGGACTGAACAGGGAACATCCCCATTCCTTCAGCACTATCTTTTAAGTTGGGGTCGACACTGTTTAAACCAACGTAGGTATTTCTGAGAATCGGTAAGAGTGAGTAAATGAAGAGTGCGACGATGGCAGGAGTTTTGCCTACTCCAAAAAGTGGAATCATCATAGCTAAGAGGGCTAAACTTGGGATTGTTTGGAGCATGCTGGTTAGGGCAATAATGATCTTAGCCAACCTTGGAAAGCGCGTAAGTGCAGTGCCCAGAGGAACTGCTAAAAGGATGCCAAAGAGTAAAGCAAGGGCAGAAATATAGGTTTGTTCCCAAGTTTTAAATAGTAAGCGTCCACCATACTGTGTCAAAAAATCAGCCATTTACTTCCTCCTTTTCCTCTGAGCCCCAAATAAAGTTATAGAGGATGTCAACTAAGGAGGAGCGAGTAATAACTCCTTTTAGTTTATTATCTTTATC contains:
- a CDS encoding ABC transporter permease → MADFLTQYGGRLLFKTWEQTYISALALLFGILLAVPLGTALTRFPRLAKIIIALTSMLQTIPSLALLAMMIPLFGVGKTPAIVALFIYSLLPILRNTYVGLNSVDPNLKDSAEGMGMFPVQSIFLVELPLAMPVIMAGVRLSAIYVIAWATLASYIGAGGLGDLIFSGLNLFQPELIIGGTIPVILLSLLADFLLGILEKKLIPKQRREVKA